The following proteins are co-located in the Candidatus Neomarinimicrobiota bacterium genome:
- a CDS encoding DUF2231 domain-containing protein, whose product MINLMPEIHPLVIHFPIALLSSAILFDFIYILSGREDLSQTGWWGLLLGLVSAGAGITTGIWNDTLIGHLGTVTPFWLNHGWVQIFSCIIFLSLFAWRTKYPQTMNHSIQKWLFIFIGAVAIAVLFYGGHLGAKLAGRI is encoded by the coding sequence ATGATAAATTTAATGCCAGAAATTCACCCCTTAGTTATTCATTTCCCCATAGCGCTTTTATCATCGGCTATTCTTTTTGATTTTATATATATCTTGTCTGGGCGGGAAGATTTGTCACAAACGGGGTGGTGGGGTTTGCTCTTGGGTCTTGTTTCTGCTGGAGCCGGAATTACCACGGGAATTTGGAATGATACACTCATCGGCCACCTCGGAACCGTTACACCTTTTTGGTTAAACCATGGCTGGGTACAGATCTTTTCCTGCATCATTTTCCTTAGTTTATTTGCATGGAGAACCAAATATCCCCAAACTATGAATCATTCAATTCAAAAGTGGCTTTTCATATTCATTGGCGCCGTTGCTATCGCTGTTTTGTTTTATGGTGGCCATTTGGGCGCAAAGCTGGCTGGCCGTATATAA
- a CDS encoding NUDIX hydrolase codes for MERKKLKQLLEQYKKCYPEESVKTLKTEMFLNRSKTCFSRNNWEGHFTGSAWVVDQSREWVLMTHHRQLDMWLQLGGHAEGRSNLLDVALDEAQEESGLSKLNVLSTNIFDLDIHKIPAFKGAPTHLHFDVRFIMEAEHGLENIIVSDESHDVAWINKNDVLHKNPEQSMARMLQKTLENFSI; via the coding sequence TTGGAACGGAAAAAATTAAAACAACTTTTAGAACAGTATAAAAAATGCTACCCTGAAGAATCTGTAAAAACATTAAAAACAGAAATGTTTTTGAATAGATCAAAAACGTGTTTTTCCCGTAATAATTGGGAAGGCCATTTCACCGGATCTGCGTGGGTTGTGGATCAGTCCCGCGAGTGGGTTCTGATGACCCATCATCGCCAGTTGGATATGTGGTTGCAATTGGGCGGCCATGCGGAGGGTCGTTCTAACTTATTGGATGTTGCTTTAGATGAAGCACAAGAGGAATCGGGTTTATCCAAACTTAATGTTTTGTCCACAAATATTTTTGATTTGGACATCCATAAAATTCCTGCGTTTAAGGGTGCCCCTACCCATTTACATTTTGATGTGCGTTTCATAATGGAGGCTGAGCATGGGTTAGAAAATATTATTGTTAGCGACGAGTCTCATGATGTAGCATGGATCAATAAAAATGATGTTCTCCATAAAAACCCTGAACAATCAATGGCGCGAATGTTACAAAAAACTTTAGAAAATTTCTCAATTTAA
- the asnB gene encoding asparagine synthase B, with the protein MCGIFAYSGQSLGWDDLKPHVDKIQYRGPDASSVKMVGEDVIFAFHRLAIVGTTAAGDQPLVHPEDKSISVICNGEIYNYKALAKEHGFKLTSGSDCEIILHMYRRFGIDKTVAALDGVFMFVLHDREKDELFAGRDPFGVRPGFIGIKGKEYFIASEAKPIIDICDKVKPFKPGHWWKESSGKFTRYHFHKNENLMAKPEGELLNEIKTKLIQAVKKRMMAEREIGSLLSGGLDSSLISALVNKYHDGKLKTFSIGMPGSVDLEYAQIVADHLGTDHHQIQISEQEFLDAIETVIYNIESYDTTTVRASVGNYLVSKYIRANSDCKVIFNGDGSDEACGGYVYMKHAPSNTAFQNECKRLIEEIHRFDVLRSDRSISSNGLEARTPFLDKEFVRYYLSIPAEQKIFDGRDRMEKHLLRKAFSKMDLLPDSVLWRRKCAFSDGVSAKKNSWHKVLQGFVDEQITDFEFETKASQYVHCTPILKESYYYRKVFESFFEKHEKLIPHFWMPKWVETSDPSAREINGYVE; encoded by the coding sequence ATGTGTGGAATATTTGCCTATAGTGGACAATCACTTGGATGGGATGACTTAAAGCCCCATGTCGATAAAATACAATACCGAGGCCCGGATGCATCCAGCGTTAAAATGGTGGGAGAAGATGTCATCTTTGCTTTTCATAGACTGGCGATCGTTGGCACAACGGCGGCGGGAGACCAACCCCTAGTTCACCCGGAGGATAAGAGCATTTCTGTTATTTGTAATGGAGAAATATATAATTATAAAGCATTGGCAAAAGAGCATGGGTTTAAACTTACCTCCGGATCCGATTGTGAAATAATACTCCACATGTATCGCCGGTTTGGAATTGATAAAACAGTCGCGGCACTCGATGGTGTTTTCATGTTTGTGCTCCACGACCGGGAGAAAGACGAGCTTTTTGCTGGTAGGGATCCATTTGGTGTTCGCCCAGGGTTTATCGGCATTAAGGGTAAAGAATACTTTATTGCTTCAGAGGCTAAACCAATTATCGATATCTGTGATAAGGTAAAACCATTTAAGCCGGGGCACTGGTGGAAAGAAAGTTCAGGAAAATTCACCAGATATCATTTTCATAAGAATGAAAACTTAATGGCAAAACCTGAAGGCGAACTTTTAAATGAAATTAAAACAAAGTTGATTCAGGCTGTAAAAAAGCGAATGATGGCAGAGCGAGAAATTGGTTCTTTATTATCTGGTGGTTTGGATTCAAGCCTCATATCCGCTCTAGTGAACAAGTACCATGACGGAAAACTAAAAACGTTCTCGATTGGAATGCCAGGAAGTGTTGATTTAGAATACGCTCAAATAGTAGCAGATCACCTGGGAACAGATCACCATCAAATTCAAATATCCGAACAAGAATTTTTAGATGCAATTGAGACAGTGATTTATAATATTGAATCGTATGATACTACGACCGTTCGAGCTAGCGTGGGAAACTACCTTGTATCAAAATACATCCGAGCAAATTCCGATTGTAAAGTGATTTTCAATGGGGATGGGAGCGATGAAGCCTGTGGTGGATATGTGTATATGAAACATGCCCCATCTAATACAGCATTTCAAAATGAGTGTAAAAGACTAATAGAAGAAATTCATCGTTTTGATGTGCTTCGTTCCGATCGCAGTATTAGTTCAAACGGGCTGGAAGCACGAACGCCATTTTTGGATAAGGAATTTGTTCGCTATTATTTATCTATACCGGCAGAGCAGAAAATATTCGACGGAAGGGACCGTATGGAAAAGCACCTTTTGCGTAAAGCTTTTTCCAAAATGGATCTTTTACCCGATTCAGTATTATGGCGCAGAAAATGTGCTTTTTCTGACGGTGTAAGTGCCAAAAAAAATTCTTGGCATAAGGTACTTCAGGGTTTTGTAGATGAACAAATAACAGATTTTGAATTCGAAACAAAAGCGTCTCAATATGTTCATTGTACCCCAATTCTAAAGGAAAGTTATTATTATAGAAAAGTTTTTGAGTCATTTTTTGAGAAGCATGAAAAACTGATCCCCCATTTTTGGATGCCCAAGTGGGTAGAAACGAGTGATCCCTCAGCTCGGGAGATAAACGGTTATGTAGAATAA
- a CDS encoding flagellar motor protein MotB, which produces MAATPQEKKKFINKGMDLVEEGLPGWFGTFADMMTLLFAFFVLLAAISTIDPVKLENMADGMGKSVGKKKEIENQAMSLGDIQKAAQKMVEEMAADPETGEKPVEVSTSPKGVTIGISSDISFQSGSAQTKPGFLDILKKIIPTVEQSYFQIAVEGHTDSDQLPKALRVKYPSNWELSGARAAAVVRLMISLGVGPTRLEAVGYGEFVPRDRKNTELLSTDLVQKYNSNPQQKARNRRVEITFLAPRGGPVGRAETPTKDNQ; this is translated from the coding sequence ATGGCAGCCACGCCTCAAGAAAAAAAGAAATTCATTAACAAAGGAATGGACCTTGTCGAAGAAGGTTTACCCGGATGGTTTGGTACCTTTGCAGATATGATGACCTTACTCTTTGCATTCTTCGTATTGTTAGCTGCAATATCGACGATTGACCCCGTTAAGTTGGAAAACATGGCTGACGGAATGGGGAAATCTGTGGGGAAAAAGAAAGAAATTGAGAACCAAGCCATGTCTCTCGGTGACATTCAAAAAGCAGCCCAAAAAATGGTTGAAGAGATGGCGGCAGATCCAGAGACCGGGGAAAAGCCCGTGGAAGTTTCCACCAGCCCAAAAGGGGTCACCATCGGTATTTCATCTGATATTAGTTTTCAGTCTGGGTCAGCGCAAACAAAACCAGGATTTTTAGATATTCTAAAAAAAATAATACCAACTGTTGAACAATCTTATTTCCAAATTGCAGTGGAAGGCCATACCGATAGTGATCAACTTCCAAAAGCATTGCGGGTAAAGTACCCTAGCAACTGGGAGCTTTCCGGCGCCCGGGCGGCGGCGGTCGTTCGCCTAATGATATCTTTGGGCGTTGGACCAACACGACTAGAAGCTGTTGGGTATGGAGAATTCGTTCCAAGAGATAGAAAAAACACAGAATTGCTTTCAACAGATTTAGTGCAAAAATATAATTCTAATCCTCAACAAAAAGCGCGCAACCGTCGTGTAGAAATTACATTCTTAGCGCCGCGTGGCGGCCCCGTAGGAAGAGCAGAAACGCCAACAAAGGATAATCAATGA
- a CDS encoding tetratricopeptide repeat protein: MNRIKPLIKGLTILITIGSLGAQDTPLSEIFFLDLGIVIEPANGSEAYSRLIKKPSEEISFKIKKVESGSVYMASSKELLTTLGRINNRIERLENSFQSEMNALKKENVSLRQTLAVIQSPAKQSPILTNKFIADPLPETASAVVSSEPKNIIPSKPAPSFNHSVYMSGVFAYQREDYQAALDKFSGLSLNATSKKISENILYWMADALQQTGQYKKALSLLNTITSTGKLRIDDALVQKGLLHRKMGNEDLALAAFGDVVSQYPKSEYLRLAQMELKKSNELK, translated from the coding sequence ATGAACCGAATTAAACCGCTGATTAAAGGATTGACGATCCTAATAACGATCGGTTCGCTGGGTGCACAAGACACACCCCTTTCAGAAATATTCTTTTTAGATCTTGGCATTGTAATTGAACCGGCGAATGGCTCAGAAGCCTATTCTCGCTTGATAAAAAAACCTTCTGAAGAAATTTCCTTCAAAATAAAAAAGGTCGAAAGCGGATCGGTCTATATGGCATCAAGTAAAGAGCTATTAACAACCCTTGGTCGAATAAACAATAGGATTGAACGATTAGAAAATTCCTTTCAATCGGAAATGAATGCCTTAAAAAAAGAGAACGTTTCATTGCGCCAAACTTTGGCAGTAATTCAATCCCCAGCCAAGCAATCACCGATCCTCACAAATAAATTCATTGCCGACCCTTTGCCCGAAACAGCTTCAGCTGTTGTCTCAAGTGAACCAAAAAATATTATCCCTTCCAAGCCAGCGCCGTCCTTTAATCATTCGGTTTATATGTCCGGTGTTTTCGCATACCAGCGGGAAGATTACCAAGCTGCGCTTGACAAATTTTCTGGCCTTAGTCTAAACGCGACATCTAAAAAGATTTCTGAAAACATTTTATACTGGATGGCAGATGCTCTCCAGCAAACAGGCCAATACAAAAAAGCACTTTCACTTTTAAATACCATAACCAGCACCGGAAAGCTAAGAATCGACGATGCGCTCGTTCAAAAAGGGCTTCTCCACAGAAAGATGGGGAACGAAGATTTAGCCTTGGCCGCTTTTGGTGATGTCGTTTCACAATATCCAAAAAGTGAATATCTGCGATTGGCACAAATGGAATTAAAAAAATCTAACGAATTGAAATGA
- a CDS encoding carboxypeptidase regulatory-like domain-containing protein — translation MAKRLLFKKLFIGALCVLFATTLFAQKPRDILGALVNSDGNIVVNTTVLLLGEDGTEVQRTETSKKRIGRSGGKFEFKKVLPGNYTIEADGGDAGKVSTSVEVADKNVKMGEIALSKVKLVAKKAPSEETPAEGPAPDAVEFTPDPGKDYILNELSFEIKKMTAELKYLNEELENLKALSKMWVNPLAIYSKEIIMKNGTTVFGKVVYQDEESLKIETLVGYLIINRQDVVRIVDNVITEEQAEYVPEQVRDSYTPPPMPKLASPQYTSAERSATKKYSANCVLVGNISEKKDAQGNIVFNGEIKNIGGRRSDFVKVDFVFRKNWSGETKTLTTFVRGGYHTFDSGITTDATLLPGATGAFELYVPHDFGSFIGYSYVIDWEEYE, via the coding sequence ATGGCAAAAAGATTATTATTTAAAAAATTATTCATTGGGGCACTCTGTGTCCTTTTCGCGACAACTTTATTTGCTCAAAAACCACGAGACATTTTAGGTGCGCTCGTTAATTCTGATGGAAATATTGTAGTCAATACAACCGTTTTGCTTTTGGGCGAAGACGGTACTGAAGTTCAGCGAACTGAAACTTCCAAAAAGCGCATTGGGCGCAGTGGTGGAAAGTTCGAATTCAAAAAAGTTCTCCCCGGTAATTATACAATTGAAGCAGATGGCGGCGATGCAGGAAAAGTTAGCACGTCTGTTGAAGTTGCCGATAAAAATGTAAAGATGGGAGAAATTGCTTTGTCAAAAGTAAAGCTTGTTGCAAAAAAAGCACCTTCTGAGGAAACGCCCGCAGAAGGCCCTGCCCCCGATGCTGTTGAATTTACCCCTGATCCTGGGAAGGATTACATTCTGAACGAACTCAGTTTCGAAATCAAAAAGATGACGGCTGAGCTAAAATATCTCAACGAAGAATTAGAAAACTTAAAAGCCCTCAGTAAAATGTGGGTTAACCCCCTTGCCATCTATTCCAAAGAAATCATCATGAAAAATGGGACAACTGTATTTGGAAAGGTCGTTTACCAAGATGAAGAATCCCTGAAAATTGAAACACTGGTGGGATACTTGATTATTAACCGTCAAGATGTTGTCAGGATTGTTGATAATGTAATTACCGAAGAACAGGCGGAATATGTGCCTGAACAAGTTAGGGATAGTTATACACCACCACCCATGCCAAAGCTAGCATCACCACAATATACCTCAGCTGAAAGAAGTGCCACAAAAAAATATTCTGCTAATTGTGTGTTGGTAGGCAATATCAGTGAGAAGAAGGATGCTCAGGGTAATATTGTTTTTAATGGTGAAATAAAAAACATTGGCGGACGCAGATCAGATTTTGTTAAAGTTGACTTTGTCTTTCGTAAAAATTGGAGCGGCGAAACAAAGACGCTCACCACTTTTGTTCGGGGCGGGTATCATACATTCGATTCAGGCATAACTACTGACGCAACGCTTCTTCCGGGTGCCACAGGCGCCTTTGAGCTTTATGTCCCCCATGATTTTGGATCCTTTATCGGCTACTCATACGTTATCGATTGGGAAGAATACGAATAA
- a CDS encoding Smr/MutS family protein translates to MSARFQIIDIGHRGFALDRALSEMETSVSDCIFNGKTRAIKIIHGHGTGALKRGVREWCEDQSGRFQAVILGEDYDLFHGDSAAMRADCGSPYDPDLGRRNSAITYIWLW, encoded by the coding sequence ATGTCCGCACGATTTCAAATTATCGATATTGGCCACCGAGGATTCGCCTTGGATCGGGCACTTTCTGAGATGGAAACATCAGTAAGCGACTGTATTTTTAATGGAAAAACACGGGCAATTAAAATTATCCATGGCCATGGAACCGGTGCCCTAAAACGCGGTGTGAGAGAATGGTGCGAAGATCAATCCGGACGCTTTCAGGCTGTAATTCTCGGTGAAGATTATGATCTTTTTCACGGGGATTCCGCTGCCATGCGCGCCGATTGTGGTTCACCCTACGATCCTGACTTGGGTCGGCGGAATAGCGCCATCACTTATATCTGGCTCTGGTAA
- a CDS encoding aldo/keto reductase has translation MEYTILGRTGAKVSRISLGTWSYGGANMVGKNQPIGWAGQADEDSRRALQKAYDSGINHWDTADVYGNGRSEEIIGSMWDKIPRNNIFIATKFGWDMGPHNYWYHPAHMRTNMEKSLKNLKTDCVDLMYLHHCNFGKQEQYLDDALEVIRRFQEEGKTRFIGLSDWFSEKVMKFIERVNPDVIQPYRNVMDDTYVATGLKDYVEVNNLGICFFSPIKHGLLTGKYTKPATFETGDFRTTVKDFANQDLIDKMQANKLKLEEHFADHPQAVMHGLVDALLSDAPTGCVLLGQRNVEQVEAAAQLGSALSNEDANLVKELYK, from the coding sequence ATGGAATATACAATCTTGGGGCGGACGGGCGCAAAAGTGTCTCGGATAAGTTTGGGTACATGGTCTTATGGTGGCGCAAATATGGTGGGTAAAAATCAGCCTATTGGCTGGGCAGGTCAAGCGGATGAAGACAGTCGACGCGCTTTGCAAAAAGCGTATGATTCGGGCATCAACCATTGGGACACTGCCGATGTGTACGGCAATGGCCGCTCTGAAGAAATTATTGGTTCCATGTGGGATAAAATTCCTCGGAATAACATTTTTATCGCCACCAAGTTTGGTTGGGATATGGGCCCACATAATTATTGGTACCACCCAGCCCATATGCGCACCAATATGGAGAAATCTCTAAAAAATCTAAAAACAGATTGCGTTGATCTTATGTATTTGCATCACTGTAATTTTGGGAAACAGGAACAATATCTTGATGATGCGCTGGAAGTAATTCGCCGATTTCAAGAAGAAGGGAAAACACGTTTTATTGGTCTTTCTGATTGGTTTTCGGAAAAGGTTATGAAGTTTATTGAGCGCGTTAATCCTGATGTAATTCAGCCTTACCGCAATGTTATGGACGACACCTATGTTGCAACCGGATTGAAAGATTATGTTGAAGTCAATAATTTAGGCATTTGTTTTTTCTCGCCCATTAAGCATGGATTGCTTACAGGGAAATACACCAAACCAGCCACGTTTGAAACGGGGGACTTTCGCACAACTGTTAAAGATTTTGCCAATCAGGATTTGATTGATAAAATGCAAGCCAACAAATTAAAACTGGAAGAACATTTTGCTGATCATCCCCAAGCGGTGATGCACGGATTGGTGGATGCCCTTTTATCCGATGCGCCTACAGGTTGTGTTTTGTTGGGTCAGCGAAACGTTGAACAAGTTGAAGCAGCCGCGCAATTGGGGAGCGCCCTATCTAATGAAGATGCGAATTTGGTGAAGGAATTGTATAAATAA